The following are encoded in a window of bacterium genomic DNA:
- a CDS encoding DNA-directed RNA polymerase subunit beta' (DNA-dependent RNA polymerase catalyzes the transcription of DNA into RNA using the four ribonucleoside triphosphates as substrates. Subunit beta' binds to sigma factor allowing it to bind to the -10 region of the promoter) — MDRSIDLFDKPREPKPFDAIRIGLASPERIREWSHGEVKKPETINYRTFKPERDGLFCARIFGPVKDFECNCGKYKRMKHRGIVCEKCHVEVIRSIVRRERLGHIELACPVAHIWFFKAPPSRIGYLLDMTIKQLERVIYYESYVVIEPGESGLKRGKLVSEDEYRHLKNVLGLRVQMGAEAIRELLQLLQLDELAEELRASLRPRVKIKDIRDSDFEVNQIVDRLLFEEVSERIMEEGGSPPEGKAVRIPVQTSKKAVKRLKIVEDLRHSGTAGRMVNKPEWMILTVIPVLPPDLRPLVPLDGGRFATSDLNDLYRRVLNRNNRLKKLLALKAPEVIVRNEKRMLQEAVDALLDNTRRSRPVVAPHNRPVRSLTDMLRGKQGRFRQNLLGKRVDYSGRSVIVIGPHLGIHQCGLPKRMALELFKPFIYNRLLQDGLAATVKSARKMVDSEHVEVWRILNEIVQKHTVMLNRAPTLHRLGVQSFKPILIEGKAIEVPALVCAAFNADFDGDQMAVHVPLSVRSQAESLCLMLASNNVLSPANGHPLAVPSRDMVLGCFYLTKVREEVPRGGVFADLDEVITVHSLGGISLLDTIRVRIPVFKCSVCGNLIQSRSHPRKCLVCLGEEFTPAVTWLCEKCGFVRQKEQKVKRCPRCGGTNSFKYRNAVVSTPGRIILNATMPEGYPLINEVMTQRAIAKHITQIHTLFGLAETVRVLDNLKDLGFKYSTLSGVSISITDITIPKDKHEIVKDADEKVGRVISDFNRGRITDGERHNKTVDIWTKAKNLVSKNVISALAASKADGGGVDFGAAEGLNPVFMMMYSGARGSTEQILQLAGMRGLMSKTSGEIIEAPINANFREGLSVLEYFISTHGGRKGLADTALKTSNAGYLTRILVDVAQEVIVTEDDCGTI; from the coding sequence TTGGACAGATCAATAGATCTTTTTGACAAGCCCAGAGAACCGAAGCCGTTTGATGCTATTCGGATAGGTTTGGCATCTCCGGAGCGGATTCGGGAGTGGTCCCATGGCGAGGTGAAGAAGCCAGAGACGATCAACTATCGCACTTTCAAGCCCGAGCGTGATGGGCTCTTCTGCGCTAGGATATTTGGCCCAGTGAAGGACTTTGAGTGTAACTGCGGCAAGTATAAGCGCATGAAGCACCGGGGGATTGTATGTGAGAAGTGTCACGTTGAGGTCATCCGGTCGATTGTTCGTCGAGAGCGGCTTGGGCACATAGAATTGGCATGTCCGGTCGCACATATATGGTTTTTCAAGGCGCCTCCTTCACGGATTGGGTACTTGCTGGACATGACGATCAAGCAGCTCGAGCGCGTCATTTACTATGAGTCTTACGTAGTGATTGAGCCCGGGGAATCTGGCCTTAAGAGAGGCAAGCTTGTCTCGGAGGATGAGTACCGGCATTTGAAGAATGTTCTTGGCCTGCGAGTTCAAATGGGCGCTGAGGCGATTCGGGAGCTTCTGCAGCTTTTGCAGCTTGATGAGTTGGCAGAGGAGTTGCGGGCATCGCTTCGTCCGAGGGTTAAGATCAAGGACATCAGGGACAGCGATTTCGAGGTCAATCAGATCGTTGATAGGCTTCTGTTTGAGGAGGTTTCGGAGCGCATCATGGAGGAGGGCGGCTCGCCGCCGGAGGGCAAGGCGGTTCGGATACCGGTGCAGACGTCCAAGAAGGCGGTCAAGCGGCTGAAGATAGTGGAGGACTTACGCCACTCGGGGACCGCGGGTCGGATGGTGAACAAGCCTGAGTGGATGATCCTTACCGTTATTCCGGTGTTGCCACCGGACCTGAGGCCGCTCGTGCCTCTCGATGGTGGGCGATTTGCCACTTCCGACCTGAACGATCTTTATAGAAGGGTGCTCAATCGTAATAATCGTCTTAAGAAGCTGTTAGCGTTGAAGGCCCCAGAAGTGATAGTTCGTAACGAGAAGCGGATGCTTCAGGAGGCGGTCGATGCGCTTTTGGATAACACGCGTCGTTCCAGGCCGGTCGTTGCGCCTCATAATCGGCCTGTTCGTTCTCTGACGGACATGCTTCGGGGGAAGCAGGGGAGGTTCCGGCAGAATCTACTTGGGAAGCGAGTTGACTACTCAGGCCGTTCGGTGATTGTGATTGGGCCTCACCTTGGCATTCATCAGTGCGGGCTTCCGAAGCGGATGGCACTGGAGCTGTTCAAGCCATTTATCTATAACCGTCTTCTACAGGATGGGCTGGCGGCAACGGTCAAGAGCGCGAGGAAGATGGTGGATTCGGAGCATGTTGAGGTTTGGCGTATTCTCAACGAAATAGTTCAGAAACACACCGTCATGTTGAATCGAGCGCCTACGTTGCACCGGCTGGGCGTTCAGTCCTTTAAGCCTATTTTGATCGAGGGTAAGGCGATCGAAGTGCCCGCCCTCGTTTGCGCTGCCTTCAATGCTGATTTTGATGGTGACCAGATGGCGGTGCATGTGCCACTGTCGGTGAGGTCTCAGGCGGAGTCACTCTGTCTGATGCTTGCGAGCAACAATGTTCTCTCGCCTGCAAACGGCCATCCGCTGGCTGTGCCATCGAGGGACATGGTGCTGGGGTGTTTTTACTTGACAAAGGTTCGTGAGGAGGTTCCCAGGGGTGGGGTGTTTGCCGACTTGGATGAGGTGATAACGGTGCACTCACTTGGGGGTATTTCGCTCTTGGACACCATTAGGGTTAGAATACCCGTCTTCAAGTGTAGCGTGTGCGGGAATCTGATTCAGTCGAGATCGCATCCCCGCAAATGCCTTGTTTGCTTAGGAGAGGAGTTCACGCCTGCGGTCACGTGGTTGTGCGAGAAGTGTGGCTTTGTCCGCCAGAAGGAGCAAAAGGTGAAAAGATGCCCTCGCTGCGGCGGGACTAATAGCTTTAAGTACCGAAACGCGGTCGTATCGACGCCGGGTCGTATCATACTTAACGCCACGATGCCGGAAGGCTACCCGTTAATCAATGAAGTGATGACGCAGCGTGCCATTGCGAAGCACATAACTCAGATCCACACGTTGTTTGGGCTTGCAGAGACAGTGAGGGTGCTGGATAATCTGAAAGACTTGGGTTTCAAATACAGCACACTCTCGGGCGTCTCCATCTCGATCACCGACATCACGATCCCGAAGGATAAGCACGAGATCGTGAAAGATGCGGACGAGAAAGTCGGGCGCGTGATCTCGGATTTTAACCGTGGCCGGATCACCGATGGGGAGCGGCATAACAAGACGGTCGATATCTGGACGAAGGCCAAGAACCTCGTTTCCAAGAATGTTATCTCGGCGCTTGCGGCGTCGAAGGCGGATGGTGGTGGTGTGGATTTCGGTGCAGCGGAGGGGCTCAATCCAGTTTTCATGATGATGTACTCTGGAGCTAGAGGCAGCACCGAGCAGATACTGCAGCTTGCAGGCATGAGAGGCCTTATGAGCAAGACCTCGGGCGAGATCATCGAGGCACCAATCAATGCCAATTTTCGGGAGGGGTTGAGCGTTCTAGAGTATTTCATCTCGACTCACGGTGGTCGGAAGGGGTTGGCGGATACGGCTCTTAAGACATCGAACGCTGGCTATTTGACCCGGATTCTAGTTGATGTCGCGCAGGAGGTGATCGTAACAGAGGATGACTGCGGCACGATCAA